From Chelatococcus sp. YT9, a single genomic window includes:
- a CDS encoding ATP phosphoribosyltransferase regulatory subunit, which yields MGFVMLELDQANALGALFARAGYSRVEPAVLQPVDVFLDLSGEDIRRHMFVTQDAAGRELCLRPDYTIPVSRDYLASPEAGSRASFSYLGPVFRLRAGTSGEFPQAGVEAFGRTDAEAADAEIMALALEALASLGITHPVIRMGDVGLLTALLDKLDLAPPVRRRVLRAVVQGRLEAVLNGEDGSGRNGQDHAGLLTAIEGQDPQAARAFVEDVMAIAGVTSVGGRSAGEIAERFLARASSRNAQISDELRDILKRYLAISGDPDTAIGEIRALTRDAGLDLDAALDQCEARTGFMAARGLDVSSFVFAADFARNLDYYTGLIFEAHDPGRPETKPIVGGGRYDGLLSHLGASEPIPAVGFAIWLDRLSGGAPRSTSAGDRT from the coding sequence ATGGGTTTCGTCATGCTTGAACTCGATCAGGCGAATGCGCTGGGTGCGCTGTTCGCACGGGCCGGCTACAGCCGGGTCGAGCCGGCTGTGTTGCAGCCGGTCGATGTCTTCCTCGATCTTTCGGGCGAAGACATCCGCCGGCATATGTTCGTCACCCAGGACGCCGCGGGCCGGGAGCTCTGCCTCCGCCCGGATTACACAATTCCCGTCAGCCGCGACTATCTCGCCTCGCCCGAGGCGGGGAGCCGGGCGTCCTTCAGCTATCTCGGCCCGGTGTTCCGCCTGCGCGCCGGCACCTCGGGCGAGTTCCCGCAGGCCGGCGTCGAGGCCTTCGGCCGGACCGACGCGGAAGCGGCAGACGCTGAGATCATGGCGCTCGCTCTCGAGGCGCTGGCGTCGCTCGGCATAACTCATCCCGTGATACGGATGGGCGATGTCGGCCTCCTCACCGCGCTCCTCGACAAGCTCGATCTCGCGCCGCCGGTACGCCGCCGCGTGCTGCGGGCGGTCGTCCAGGGCCGGCTGGAAGCCGTGCTCAATGGCGAGGATGGCAGCGGCCGCAATGGCCAGGACCATGCGGGACTGCTTACCGCCATCGAAGGACAAGATCCGCAGGCGGCCCGCGCCTTCGTCGAGGACGTGATGGCGATCGCCGGCGTGACCAGCGTCGGCGGCCGCTCGGCCGGCGAAATCGCCGAGCGCTTCCTGGCGCGCGCCTCCAGCCGCAATGCGCAGATCAGCGACGAGCTTCGTGACATTCTGAAGCGCTATCTCGCCATTTCCGGCGATCCCGACACGGCTATCGGCGAGATCCGCGCGCTCACCCGCGACGCCGGCCTAGACCTCGACGCAGCGCTCGATCAATGCGAGGCGCGCACGGGCTTCATGGCCGCGCGTGGGCTCGATGTCAGCAGCTTCGTCTTCGCCGCTGATTTTGCCCGCAATCTCGATTACTACACGGGCCTCATCTTCGAGGCGCACGATCCCGGCCGCCCTGAAACGAAACCGATCGTCGGCGGGGGCCGCTATGACGGCTTGCTGAGCCATCTCGGCGCCAGCGAACCGATCCCGGCTGTCGGCTTCGCCATCTGGCTCGACCGGCTCAGCGGCGGAGCGCCTCGATCCACTAGCGCGGGAGACCGGACATGA
- a CDS encoding ABC transporter ATP-binding protein/permease, which produces MAGTGMIDGLKSFLLAIWHLTKPYFNSREIGEVRVWPLGTFRAQERWIGLFMLTTVVLLALGGVALNVVLSYWNNNFYTALQGKDESAFWRLLGFFCILATVWVTRSVIAYVVRSYLVIRWRRVMTDLYLDRWMRNNAHYRMRFLGQKADNPDQRIQEDIDQFVTTTMTLFLGLLTSVVTLFSFAFILWNLSSRMTLPFTDITIPGFLFWVALIYSIAGTAGAHYFGRKLIHLNFMQQRYEADFRFGMARVREYGEQIALVGGDQAERRNLGRLFGFVVKNFLQLVGVQKILTAFTSTYGQAAIVFPFLLTAHNYFSGRVTFGDLMQTSQAFGQVQDSLSFFVDAYSTMAAYKAVVDRLTGFDETMERATVVGTDTHVLARSETASGDLVVDNATLSAPTGETILTVPHLALEEGRETLIAGPSGSGKSTLFRAIAGIWPYAEGKLTVPAGKKLMLLPQQPYIPLGTLREAVTYPAQEGAYDDAAIREALAAVQLPHLIPQLDEAHPWQQRLSGGEQQRLAIARALLAKPDWLLLDEATAALDEPLEKAVYAVIAEKLPNTTVVSIGHRSTLNALHDRRIIMERHADGIFSPVTTGRPMSSAPA; this is translated from the coding sequence ATGGCCGGCACAGGCATGATCGACGGATTGAAAAGCTTCCTTCTTGCCATCTGGCATCTCACCAAGCCCTATTTCAACTCCCGCGAAATCGGGGAAGTTCGGGTTTGGCCCCTCGGCACCTTCCGCGCACAGGAACGTTGGATCGGGCTCTTCATGCTGACGACCGTCGTCCTGCTTGCGCTGGGTGGTGTCGCGCTCAACGTCGTTCTGTCCTACTGGAACAATAATTTCTACACCGCGCTGCAAGGCAAGGACGAAAGCGCATTTTGGCGGTTGCTGGGCTTTTTTTGCATTCTCGCGACCGTCTGGGTGACACGCTCTGTGATCGCCTATGTCGTGCGCTCCTATCTCGTCATCCGCTGGCGACGCGTAATGACGGATCTTTACCTCGACCGCTGGATGCGTAACAACGCTCACTATCGCATGCGCTTTCTGGGTCAGAAGGCGGACAACCCAGATCAGCGTATTCAGGAAGACATCGACCAGTTCGTTACCACGACGATGACGCTCTTCCTCGGATTGCTGACATCGGTCGTCACGCTGTTTTCCTTTGCCTTCATCCTTTGGAATCTCTCCTCCAGGATGACGTTGCCCTTCACGGACATCACCATTCCAGGCTTTCTTTTCTGGGTGGCGCTTATCTATTCGATCGCCGGCACCGCGGGCGCGCATTATTTTGGCCGCAAGCTGATCCACCTCAACTTCATGCAACAGCGCTATGAGGCGGACTTTCGCTTCGGCATGGCTCGTGTGCGAGAGTATGGTGAACAGATCGCTCTAGTAGGCGGCGACCAAGCCGAGCGTCGTAATCTCGGCCGGCTATTTGGCTTCGTGGTCAAGAACTTCCTACAACTCGTCGGGGTCCAAAAGATTCTCACCGCCTTTACCTCCACGTATGGGCAGGCGGCGATCGTGTTCCCATTTCTTTTGACGGCACATAATTATTTCAGTGGCCGTGTGACCTTCGGCGACCTCATGCAGACGAGCCAAGCCTTTGGGCAGGTGCAGGATTCGCTTTCGTTCTTCGTCGATGCTTATTCCACTATGGCTGCCTACAAGGCGGTCGTCGACCGTCTCACCGGCTTCGATGAGACCATGGAGCGGGCGACTGTGGTTGGCACTGATACTCATGTGCTCGCCCGCAGCGAAACCGCGAGCGGCGACCTCGTCGTCGATAACGCGACCCTCTCGGCGCCCACCGGGGAGACGATCCTCACCGTGCCGCATCTCGCATTGGAGGAAGGCCGTGAAACGTTGATCGCCGGCCCTTCGGGCTCCGGAAAATCAACGCTTTTCCGGGCGATCGCCGGCATCTGGCCCTATGCGGAAGGCAAGCTGACGGTGCCGGCCGGAAAGAAGCTCATGCTCCTGCCGCAGCAGCCTTATATTCCGCTTGGCACCCTTCGCGAGGCAGTCACCTACCCGGCGCAGGAAGGTGCTTATGACGACGCGGCCATCCGTGAGGCACTCGCCGCCGTGCAATTGCCGCATCTCATTCCGCAGCTCGACGAGGCGCATCCGTGGCAGCAGCGCCTGTCGGGCGGCGAACAGCAGCGTCTGGCCATCGCGCGCGCGCTGCTGGCCAAGCCTGACTGGCTGCTTCTCGACGAGGCGACCGCGGCCCTCGACGAGCCGCTCGAAAAGGCCGTTTACGCCGTGATCGCCGAGAAGCTGCCCAACACGACTGTCGTGTCGATTGGCCATCGCTCCACGCTGAACGCGCTGCATGACCGCCGCATCATCATGGAGCGTCACGCGGACGGCATCTTCAGCCCGGTGACCACAGGCCGGCCGATGAGTTCGGCTCCCGCCTGA
- a CDS encoding alpha/beta hydrolase, whose protein sequence is MPDLADLFPDFQSHWIDVEMGRIFARTGGSGPPLVLLHGFPQTHVCWHRVAPRLAEHFTVVAMDLRGYGWSTAPESDPAHEIYSKRAMGLDVVAVMSELGHARFALMGHDRGARVGYRLALDDPGRLTALVLLDIVPTMVQWQRMARDESVAPHWRFLAEPAPHPETEILKNPQRYFDGLLAAWSGTGDLSAFDPRALAHYRAASNEPNRIHAFCEDYRAGAGLDREQDEADLGAGRTIACRTFLVCGESYLSGGAGPALAAWHKTFAPDMTGTGVAAGHFVAEEAPEAVIDAVIPFLSGDQ, encoded by the coding sequence ATGCCCGATCTCGCTGATCTCTTCCCCGACTTTCAATCCCACTGGATCGATGTGGAAATGGGGCGCATCTTCGCCCGCACTGGAGGCTCCGGTCCGCCGCTCGTGCTGTTGCATGGTTTTCCGCAGACCCATGTCTGCTGGCACCGGGTAGCGCCGCGCCTAGCCGAGCATTTCACCGTCGTCGCCATGGACCTGCGCGGCTACGGCTGGTCCACGGCGCCTGAAAGCGACCCGGCTCACGAAATCTATTCCAAGCGGGCGATGGGTCTTGATGTTGTCGCGGTCATGAGCGAGCTGGGGCATGCGCGTTTTGCCCTGATGGGGCACGATCGCGGGGCGCGGGTGGGTTATCGCCTGGCGCTGGATGATCCCGGCCGCCTGACTGCACTCGTGCTTCTCGACATCGTCCCGACAATGGTGCAATGGCAGCGGATGGCGCGGGACGAGAGTGTCGCACCGCACTGGCGTTTTCTGGCAGAGCCCGCGCCTCACCCCGAGACCGAGATCCTGAAGAACCCGCAGCGCTATTTCGATGGGCTGCTGGCGGCTTGGTCGGGCACGGGGGATCTCAGCGCCTTTGATCCGCGCGCGCTCGCCCATTATCGTGCTGCCAGCAACGAACCGAACCGGATCCATGCCTTCTGCGAGGACTATCGCGCAGGCGCGGGCCTCGACCGCGAACAGGACGAGGCCGACCTCGGCGCGGGCCGGACAATCGCCTGCCGGACCTTTCTCGTTTGTGGCGAGAGCTACCTCTCGGGTGGGGCCGGGCCGGCCTTGGCCGCGTGGCACAAGACCTTTGCGCCAGACATGACCGGAACAGGCGTTGCAGCAGGGCATTTTGTGGCAGAAGAAGCGCCTGAGGCGGTGATCGACGCCGTTATTCCTTTTCTCTCAGGTGACCAATGA
- a CDS encoding GNAT family N-acetyltransferase, whose amino-acid sequence MTSIRDATSDDLRTIIGLLAEDQLGRTREILPEDVLPASYLAAFAAITCDPNNRLIVMEDGGRVVGCCQLTFIPGLSYQGSTRGQIEGVRIAESHRNKGLGRELITYAINASRAHGCRFVQLTSNAVRTDARRFYERLGFVGSHVGMKLDLGS is encoded by the coding sequence ATGACGTCCATCCGCGATGCAACAAGCGATGACCTCAGAACGATCATCGGGCTGCTGGCGGAGGACCAGCTCGGCAGGACGCGCGAGATCCTGCCGGAGGACGTCTTACCCGCCAGCTATCTTGCGGCTTTTGCAGCCATAACATGTGATCCCAACAACCGGCTCATCGTCATGGAGGACGGGGGCCGGGTCGTCGGCTGCTGCCAGCTCACATTTATTCCCGGCCTGAGCTACCAGGGATCGACGCGCGGGCAGATCGAGGGCGTGCGGATCGCTGAGAGCCACCGCAACAAGGGGTTGGGCCGCGAGCTCATCACATACGCCATCAACGCCTCCCGCGCCCACGGTTGCCGCTTCGTGCAGCTCACCAGCAACGCTGTCCGCACCGACGCCCGCCGGTTCTACGAGCGCCTCGGCTTCGTCGGGAGCCATGTCGGCATGAAGCTCGACCTGGGCTCCTGA
- the groES gene encoding co-chaperone GroES gives MAFRPLHDRVVVRRLDSEEKTKGGIIIPDTAKEKPQEGEIVAVGSGARDDNGKLVALDVKKGDRVLFGKWSGTEVKIDGQDLLIMKESDIMGVIG, from the coding sequence ATGGCTTTCCGTCCCCTGCACGACCGCGTGGTCGTTCGCCGTCTCGACAGCGAAGAGAAGACCAAGGGCGGCATCATCATTCCGGACACCGCGAAGGAAAAGCCGCAAGAGGGCGAGATCGTGGCCGTGGGCTCCGGCGCTCGCGACGATAACGGCAAGCTCGTTGCCCTCGACGTCAAGAAGGGCGACCGCGTCCTGTTTGGCAAATGGTCGGGAACCGAGGTCAAGATCGATGGCCAGGACCTCCTGATCATGAAGGAATCCGACATCATGGGCGTGATCGGCTAA
- the hisS gene encoding histidine--tRNA ligase has product MSDQAKAQKLLARLPRGFGDRGPADVAATEHMLAKIRETYELYGFEAVETPFIEFTDALGKFLPDQDRPNEGVFSFQDDDEQWLSLRYDLTAPLARYVAENFDVLPKPYRSYRGGWVFRNEKPGPGRFRQFMQFDADTVGAASVAADAEICMMAADTLERVGISRGDYVIKVNNRKVLDGVLEAIGLGGDAHVGQRLTVLRAIDKLDKVGADGVRDLLGKGRMDPSGDFTKGAGLEPDAIERVLAFTAARGADAIATCDNLDAVVAGSPRGAEGVTELREIAALITAAGYDDGRILIDPSVVRGLEYYTGPVYEAELTFTVQNDEGQTVRFGSVAGGGRYDGLVSRFRGEPVPATGFSIGVSRLLAALKAVGSPLVSAAASRGPVVVLVMDRSEIGHYQKLVATLRQAGIRAELYLGSSGMKAQMKYADRRGSQCVVIQGSDERAKGEVTIKDLVLGAELAGSGKDRDDYLHRQAEAQFAVPEADIVAAVTKVLARHG; this is encoded by the coding sequence ATGTCAGACCAAGCTAAAGCCCAGAAGCTTCTCGCCCGCCTGCCCCGCGGTTTCGGTGACCGCGGTCCTGCCGACGTGGCGGCGACCGAGCATATGCTGGCGAAGATCCGCGAGACCTATGAGCTCTACGGCTTCGAGGCGGTGGAAACGCCCTTCATCGAATTCACGGATGCGCTGGGCAAGTTCCTGCCCGACCAGGACCGGCCGAACGAAGGCGTGTTCTCCTTTCAGGACGACGACGAGCAGTGGCTCTCGCTGCGCTATGACCTCACGGCGCCGCTCGCCCGCTATGTCGCGGAGAATTTCGACGTGCTGCCGAAGCCCTACCGCAGCTATCGCGGCGGCTGGGTGTTCCGCAACGAGAAGCCCGGCCCCGGCCGCTTCCGCCAATTCATGCAGTTCGATGCCGACACGGTGGGCGCGGCCTCGGTCGCGGCCGATGCCGAGATCTGCATGATGGCGGCCGACACGCTGGAGCGCGTCGGCATCAGCCGCGGTGACTATGTCATCAAGGTCAACAACCGGAAGGTGCTCGACGGCGTGCTGGAGGCGATCGGCCTCGGGGGCGACGCCCATGTCGGCCAGCGCCTGACCGTGCTACGCGCCATCGACAAGCTCGACAAGGTTGGAGCCGACGGCGTGCGTGATCTCCTCGGCAAAGGCCGCATGGATCCCTCGGGCGATTTCACCAAAGGCGCAGGGCTCGAGCCAGACGCCATCGAGCGCGTTCTCGCCTTCACTGCCGCGCGCGGCGCTGACGCCATTGCCACCTGCGACAATCTCGATGCGGTCGTAGCGGGTTCACCCCGCGGTGCCGAGGGCGTCACCGAACTGCGCGAGATCGCTGCCCTGATTACCGCCGCCGGCTATGACGACGGACGCATCCTCATTGATCCCTCGGTCGTGCGCGGCCTCGAATATTACACAGGCCCCGTGTACGAGGCCGAGCTCACCTTCACGGTCCAGAACGATGAGGGCCAAACGGTGCGCTTCGGCTCCGTGGCGGGCGGTGGACGCTACGACGGCCTTGTCTCGCGCTTCCGGGGCGAGCCGGTGCCGGCGACCGGTTTCTCCATTGGCGTGTCTCGGCTCCTCGCTGCGCTCAAGGCTGTCGGAAGCCCGCTCGTGTCCGCGGCCGCCAGCCGTGGCCCCGTGGTCGTCCTGGTGATGGATCGCTCCGAGATCGGCCACTATCAAAAGCTGGTGGCGACCCTGCGTCAGGCCGGCATCCGGGCAGAGCTCTATCTTGGCTCGTCCGGCATGAAGGCACAGATGAAATATGCCGACCGGCGCGGCAGCCAGTGCGTGGTCATCCAGGGCTCGGATGAGCGCGCCAAGGGCGAAGTGACGATCAAGGATCTCGTGCTCGGCGCGGAGCTCGCGGGCTCAGGCAAGGACCGCGATGATTATCTGCACCGCCAAGCCGAAGCGCAGTTCGCCGTTCCGGAGGCCGATATCGTGGCTGCCGTGACCAAGGTGCTCGCCCGCCACGGCTGA
- a CDS encoding META domain-containing protein: MKFRYALIALCLLSVVPAQAQEGGSRGGKPQETKQQQPRREKQFPLGASWVAVTLNDKPLPRGAARPSFTVDQTLRMRGFGGCNTFSATAYPLRGQTFAVGPFALTKRSCSKEIEAAERAFFIALRTAQQWDIVGGQLVLRGQAGVVKAERSL; encoded by the coding sequence ATGAAGTTTCGCTACGCTCTGATTGCCCTCTGCCTTCTCTCGGTCGTGCCCGCCCAGGCCCAGGAGGGTGGCTCCCGTGGTGGGAAGCCCCAGGAAACGAAGCAACAGCAGCCTCGACGCGAGAAGCAGTTTCCCCTCGGGGCATCCTGGGTGGCCGTCACCCTGAATGACAAACCCCTGCCACGTGGCGCGGCGCGTCCTTCCTTCACGGTTGACCAGACGCTGCGCATGCGTGGTTTCGGCGGCTGCAATACCTTCTCGGCCACGGCCTACCCCTTGCGGGGCCAGACCTTCGCCGTTGGCCCGTTCGCGCTCACGAAGCGGTCGTGCAGCAAGGAGATCGAGGCTGCGGAGCGGGCGTTCTTCATTGCTTTGAGGACGGCGCAGCAGTGGGACATCGTCGGCGGGCAACTCGTGCTGCGGGGGCAGGCCGGTGTTGTGAAGGCTGAGAGATCACTCTGA
- the groL gene encoding chaperonin GroEL (60 kDa chaperone family; promotes refolding of misfolded polypeptides especially under stressful conditions; forms two stacked rings of heptamers to form a barrel-shaped 14mer; ends can be capped by GroES; misfolded proteins enter the barrel where they are refolded when GroES binds), which translates to MAAKEVKFSSDAREKMLRGVDILANAVKVTLGPKGRNVVIEKSFGAPRITKDGVTVAKEIELDDKFENMGAQMVREVASKTNDLAGDGTTTATVLAQSIVKEGAKAVAAGMNPMDLKRGIDLATTEVLKDIEKRAKKVKSSEEVAQVGTISANGDKSIGEMIAHAMQKVGNEGVITVEEAKTAETELDVVEGMQFDRGYLSPYFITNAEKMVAELEDPYILIHEKKLSSLQAMLPVLEAVVQSGKPLVIIAEDVEGEALATLVVNKLRGGLKVAAVKAPGFGDRRKAMLEDIAILTAGQVISEDIGIKLENVTLNMLGRAKRIRIEKENTTIIDGTGKKKDIEARVGQIKAQIEETTSDYDREKLQERLAKLAGGVAVIRVGGATEIEVKEKKDRVDDALNATRAAVEEGIVPGGGTALLRAKAAVGKLKDDNADVQAGINIVLKALEAPIRQIVENAGVEGSIVVGKILDNKSATFGFNAQTEEYVDLLEAGIVDPAKVVRTALQDAASVAGLLVTTEAMVAELPKEKPAMPMGGGAGGMGGMDF; encoded by the coding sequence ATGGCTGCCAAGGAAGTAAAATTTTCGTCCGACGCCCGCGAGAAGATGCTGCGCGGTGTCGACATTCTCGCCAACGCCGTGAAGGTAACGCTGGGTCCCAAGGGCCGTAACGTTGTCATCGAGAAGTCCTTCGGCGCTCCGCGCATCACGAAGGACGGCGTGACCGTCGCCAAGGAAATCGAGCTTGACGACAAGTTCGAGAACATGGGCGCCCAGATGGTGCGCGAAGTCGCCTCCAAGACCAACGACCTGGCTGGTGACGGGACGACGACCGCGACCGTGCTCGCCCAGTCCATCGTCAAGGAAGGCGCCAAGGCTGTCGCCGCCGGCATGAACCCGATGGATCTGAAGCGCGGCATCGACCTTGCCACGACGGAAGTCCTCAAGGACATCGAGAAGCGCGCCAAGAAGGTGAAGTCTTCCGAGGAAGTCGCGCAGGTCGGCACCATTTCCGCCAACGGCGACAAGTCGATCGGCGAGATGATCGCCCATGCGATGCAGAAGGTCGGCAACGAGGGTGTCATCACCGTCGAGGAAGCCAAGACCGCCGAGACCGAGCTCGACGTCGTCGAGGGCATGCAGTTCGACCGCGGCTACCTCTCCCCGTACTTCATCACCAACGCGGAGAAGATGGTCGCCGAGCTCGAGGACCCCTACATCCTCATCCACGAGAAGAAGCTCTCCTCGCTCCAGGCCATGCTGCCGGTCCTCGAGGCCGTGGTGCAGTCCGGCAAGCCGCTCGTCATCATCGCTGAGGACGTCGAAGGCGAGGCTCTCGCCACGCTCGTCGTGAACAAGCTCCGTGGTGGCCTCAAGGTTGCCGCCGTCAAGGCTCCGGGCTTCGGCGACCGCCGCAAGGCCATGCTCGAGGATATCGCCATCCTCACGGCCGGCCAGGTCATCTCCGAAGACATCGGCATCAAGCTCGAGAACGTGACCCTCAACATGCTCGGCCGCGCGAAGCGCATCCGCATCGAGAAGGAAAACACCACGATCATCGACGGCACGGGCAAGAAGAAGGACATCGAAGCCCGCGTTGGCCAGATCAAGGCGCAGATCGAGGAGACCACCTCGGACTACGACCGCGAGAAACTCCAGGAGCGTCTTGCCAAGCTGGCGGGCGGCGTGGCCGTCATCCGCGTCGGTGGCGCCACCGAGATCGAGGTTAAGGAGAAGAAGGACCGCGTCGACGACGCCCTCAACGCCACGCGCGCTGCGGTGGAAGAAGGCATCGTTCCCGGTGGTGGCACCGCGCTGCTGCGCGCCAAGGCCGCCGTCGGCAAGCTGAAGGACGACAACGCCGACGTTCAGGCCGGCATCAATATCGTTCTGAAGGCTCTTGAGGCCCCGATCCGCCAGATCGTCGAGAACGCGGGCGTCGAAGGCTCGATCGTCGTCGGCAAGATCCTCGACAACAAGTCGGCCACCTTCGGCTTCAACGCCCAGACGGAAGAGTACGTCGACCTCCTCGAGGCCGGCATCGTCGATCCGGCGAAGGTTGTCCGCACGGCTCTCCAGGACGCGGCCTCGGTCGCCGGCCTCCTCGTCACCACCGAGGCGATGGTTGCCGAACTGCCGAAGGAAAAGCCCGCCATGCCGATGGGCGGTGGCGCCGGCGGCATGGGCGGCATGGACTTCTAA
- the hisG gene encoding ATP phosphoribosyltransferase, protein MTAPLVLAVPSKGRLQENTARFFAQAGLEFVQPRGARNYRALISGVPNAEVLFLSAAEIVTQLAAGTAHLGVTGEDLIREEISDADSVVELLTPLGFGQANVVVAVPQAWIDVRSMADLDDVAADLRHRHGRRLRVATKYINLTRRFFAEHGIADYRIVESFGATEGAPASGTAELIVDITTTGTTLAANALKIVDDGVILRSEANLVASVTAEWSLEAQAAARTILSRIAAEEEARTSRQLRAVLPNFDAALHVEIESRLGCRLPFGGPDERGLVTIHAPVKNVFAVVDLLSAKGADPVTVQRVDAVFRAANALSDRLFARIG, encoded by the coding sequence ATGACGGCGCCGCTCGTTCTGGCCGTCCCTTCAAAGGGGCGCTTGCAGGAAAATACCGCCCGGTTCTTCGCCCAGGCGGGCCTCGAATTCGTGCAGCCACGCGGCGCGCGCAACTACCGCGCGTTGATTTCCGGCGTGCCGAATGCGGAAGTCCTCTTCCTGTCCGCCGCCGAGATCGTGACGCAGCTCGCGGCTGGGACGGCGCATCTCGGCGTTACGGGCGAAGACCTGATCCGCGAGGAAATCTCCGACGCGGACAGCGTCGTTGAGTTGCTCACGCCGCTCGGCTTTGGCCAGGCTAACGTCGTCGTCGCCGTACCCCAGGCGTGGATCGACGTGCGCAGCATGGCCGACCTCGACGACGTGGCGGCGGACCTGCGCCACCGCCATGGCCGGCGACTGCGGGTCGCGACCAAATACATCAATCTCACGCGGCGATTCTTCGCCGAGCACGGCATCGCCGACTATCGGATCGTCGAGAGCTTCGGCGCCACGGAAGGCGCGCCGGCCTCCGGCACCGCCGAGCTCATCGTCGACATCACGACGACGGGCACGACCCTCGCCGCCAATGCTCTCAAGATCGTCGATGATGGCGTCATTCTGCGCTCGGAAGCCAATCTCGTCGCGTCAGTGACGGCCGAATGGAGCCTGGAGGCGCAGGCCGCCGCCCGCACCATCCTCTCCCGCATCGCCGCCGAGGAAGAGGCGCGCACATCGCGACAGTTGCGGGCCGTGCTGCCGAACTTCGACGCGGCCCTTCACGTGGAGATCGAAAGCCGCCTTGGCTGTCGCCTGCCCTTCGGCGGACCGGATGAACGTGGGCTCGTGACAATCCACGCGCCGGTCAAGAACGTCTTCGCGGTCGTTGATCTGCTCTCTGCCAAAGGCGCCGATCCTGTCACGGTGCAGCGCGTGGATGCGGTTTTCCGCGCCGCCAACGCCCTCTCCGACCGGCTGTTTGCGCGAATCGGCTGA